In the Aromatoleum bremense genome, one interval contains:
- the cbpA gene encoding modified peptide precursor CbpA, with amino-acid sequence MTSPTTAAIPAITSAKPAIIATRQHCEADGIGLSHYILMDRAASPDAVPDAVESDATA; translated from the coding sequence ATGACATCCCCCACGACCGCAGCAATCCCCGCCATCACCAGCGCCAAGCCGGCGATCATCGCCACCCGCCAGCATTGCGAAGCCGACGGCATCGGCCTGTCGCACTACATCCTGATGGATCGCGCCGCGAGTCCGGACGCCGTGCCGGACGCCGTTGAGTCTGACGCCACAGCGTAA